In Methanobrevibacter ruminantium, one genomic interval encodes:
- the hdrB gene encoding ferredoxin:CoB-CoM heterodisulfide reductase subunit HdrB produces the protein MKSIPDKNILLFRSCLVSVEYPGVEASTKFVFDKLGIDYKISEKQTCCTGLGYYSDVFDQIDTTAIGARNFKIAKELDCPNLVMMCATCYAINKKSVKLLNKKDDLREHINRLFDENGLSHLKYEKDDLKPTENIFHVIDILYGKKDEMKNHIKYDLSDYTIATHHGCHYCKVHYEDTIGGVRDPNIMDEIIEECGCKTIGWYDHKRATCGTGFRQRYSNPELSFTATADKMNAIEDEDVDILVHLCPNCHIQFDRYQDLISKREGRKFKAIHLNIAQFIALAMGGDFDKVIGAKAHTVPIDSIITELKEVSK, from the coding sequence ATGAAATCCATTCCAGATAAAAACATTCTGCTCTTTAGAAGCTGTCTTGTTAGCGTTGAATATCCTGGCGTTGAAGCTTCAACAAAGTTTGTATTTGATAAATTAGGCATAGACTATAAGATATCCGAAAAGCAAACCTGCTGCACTGGTCTTGGATATTATTCAGATGTCTTTGACCAAATCGACACAACAGCAATTGGAGCGCGGAATTTCAAGATAGCCAAGGAACTTGATTGCCCAAACCTTGTGATGATGTGTGCAACATGCTATGCAATAAATAAGAAATCAGTTAAATTGCTCAATAAAAAGGATGATTTGAGAGAACATATAAACAGATTATTTGATGAAAACGGCTTATCTCACTTAAAATATGAAAAGGATGATTTGAAGCCAACAGAAAACATCTTCCATGTTATAGACATTTTATATGGCAAGAAAGATGAGATGAAAAACCATATCAAATATGATTTAAGTGATTATACAATAGCAACCCATCATGGATGCCATTACTGCAAGGTCCACTATGAGGATACAATCGGCGGTGTAAGGGATCCTAACATCATGGATGAAATAATAGAAGAGTGCGGATGCAAAACAATCGGATGGTATGACCACAAGCGTGCAACCTGTGGTACAGGATTTAGACAAAGATATTCCAATCCAGAATTGTCATTTACAGCCACTGCAGATAAGATGAATGCAATTGAAGATGAGGATGTGGACATTCTAGTCCATTTATGTCCAAATTGCCATATTCAATTTGACAGATATCAGGACTTGATATCCAAGCGTGAAGGCAGAAAGTTCAAGGCGATTCATTTGAATATAGCCCAGTTCATTGCACTTGCAATGGGAGGGGATTTCGATAAGGTAATAGGAGCAAAAGCCCATACAGTTCCAATTGATTCAATTATTACAGAGTTGAAGGAGGTTTCTAAATGA